A portion of the Lathamus discolor isolate bLatDis1 chromosome 5, bLatDis1.hap1, whole genome shotgun sequence genome contains these proteins:
- the LOC136014908 gene encoding uncharacterized protein LOC136014908 isoform X2 has translation MKSDKEVVTLLGFDDFVNMVLEDVTEFEIAPEGRRITKLDQILLNGNNITMERLTDDGIDGDSGEDAGEDANTMQMQVKMQYNTEAWIHGFFLVLYHNDTRIDSTTRSSCKVGMLYSALRCMGIVPPKHAHPGSFFLYIYSLTPIHIPLRILSPLRIMMS, from the exons ATGAAGAGTGACAAAGAAGTTGTAACGCTTCTAGGATTTGATGACTTTGTCA ATATGGTGTTAGAAGATGTTACAGAATT CGAGATTGCACCTGAGGGCAGAAGAATCACAAAACTAGACCAGATTTTGTTAAATGGAAATAACATAACAATG gaacgACTTACGgatgatgggattgatggagacagtggagaagatgcaggtgaagatgCCAATACAATGCAGATGCAGGTGAAGATGCAATACAATACAGAAGCCTGGATTCATGGCTTCTTCTTGGTCCTTTATCACaatgatacgcggattgactccacaactcgttcaagttgtaaagtaggtatgctttattcagcgctgaggtgcatggggatcgttcctccaaagcatgcacacccagggtcgtttttcctttacatttattccctaacGCCTATACATATCCCCCTTCGTattctgtccccgcttcgtattatgatgagctag
- the LOC136014908 gene encoding U6 snRNA-associated Sm-like protein LSm5 isoform X3: MINRENSSVGDPPAWIKLHDACASARLLLGDPLFELVDKRIGSCIRIVMKSDKEVVTLLGFDDFVNMVLEDVTEFEIAPEGRRITKLDQILLNGNNITMLVLGGEGPDV, encoded by the exons ATGATTAACCGGGAAAACAGCAGTGTCGGTGATCCTCCAGCATGGATCAAGCTCCATGATGCCTGTGCCTCTGCCCGGCTTCTGCTAGGAGATCCTCTGTTTG agctTGTGGATAAACGCATAGGCTCCTGCATTCGTATTGTGATGAAGAGTGACAAAGAAGTTGTAACGCTTCTAGGATTTGATGACTTTGTCA ATATGGTGTTAGAAGATGTTACAGAATT CGAGATTGCACCTGAGGGCAGAAGAATCACAAAACTAGACCAGATTTTGTTAAATGGAAATAACATAACAATG CTGGTTCTTGGTGGAGAAGGACCCGACGTATAA
- the LOC136014908 gene encoding uncharacterized protein LOC136014908 isoform X1 — protein MINRENSSVGDPPAWIKLHDACASARLLLGDPLFELVDKRIGSCIRIVMKSDKEVVTLLGFDDFVNMVLEDVTEFEIAPEGRRITKLDQILLNGNNITMERLTDDGIDGDSGEDAGEDANTMQMQVKMQYNTEAWIHGFFLVLYHNDTRIDSTTRSSCKVGMLYSALRCMGIVPPKHAHPGSFFLYIYSLTPIHIPLRILSPLRIMMS, from the exons ATGATTAACCGGGAAAACAGCAGTGTCGGTGATCCTCCAGCATGGATCAAGCTCCATGATGCCTGTGCCTCTGCCCGGCTTCTGCTAGGAGATCCTCTGTTTG agctTGTGGATAAACGCATAGGCTCCTGCATTCGTATTGTGATGAAGAGTGACAAAGAAGTTGTAACGCTTCTAGGATTTGATGACTTTGTCA ATATGGTGTTAGAAGATGTTACAGAATT CGAGATTGCACCTGAGGGCAGAAGAATCACAAAACTAGACCAGATTTTGTTAAATGGAAATAACATAACAATG gaacgACTTACGgatgatgggattgatggagacagtggagaagatgcaggtgaagatgCCAATACAATGCAGATGCAGGTGAAGATGCAATACAATACAGAAGCCTGGATTCATGGCTTCTTCTTGGTCCTTTATCACaatgatacgcggattgactccacaactcgttcaagttgtaaagtaggtatgctttattcagcgctgaggtgcatggggatcgttcctccaaagcatgcacacccagggtcgtttttcctttacatttattccctaacGCCTATACATATCCCCCTTCGTattctgtccccgcttcgtattatgatgagctag